CAGACGCGCGGTACACACTGAAAGCACATGCGAAATCCTCTGCATCGGAGCATCCGGCAGGCGAAAGTCGAGTGGCGCGTCAAGTACGGCAGCCGCAGCAACGGAGGCCGCACCGGCAGACTCCGCGTCCGGACTCCCAAACCCCACCGGCGAGGCGCATGAGGCGAAGGCGGCCCCTGCGGGCGGCTACGCTGCGCCCATGACCGAGAACGTCTCGCTGGTTCCTGTGACCGAGTGGGCGCCGCTGGTGCCCGAGTTGATGACCCGTGACCTGGGGCGTTCGCTGGACGCGTACACCCGCATCTTCGGCTTCACTCTGCACTACACTCGCCCCGGCTTTGCGTACCTGAGCCTGGGCCGGGCGCAGTGGATGCTGGAGCAGGCGCAGCCGGGGAAGGCGTGGCTGACCGGGCCGCTGGAGGTGCCGTTCGGGCGGGGGATCAACTTCCAGATCGTGCACCCGCAGCTGGACGCCCTGCACGCGCGGCTGGTCGCGGAGGGCTACCCGCTGTTCGCGCCACTGAAAACAGAGACGTACATGGAAGGCGACGCGCCGCATACGCAACGGCAGCTGCTGGTGCAGGACCCCGACGGGTACCTGTTGCGCTTCACGGACTGATCAGGACGTCACGCGTTCCTCGTTGATGTAGCCGTCCAGACGGGCGAGGCGGCCCCGCAGCGCCAGGATGTACACCGCCGGGGGGACCTCCTCGCCCATCGTCCAGGCGCGGATGTCGTGCGTCGCGCCGACGGTCAGGAGCCGGTCGAGGACGCGCAGGAGCATGCGCCGCCCCTCGGCGTGCTCGGCCAGCAGGTCCGGGAGGGTCATGTCGGCCAGGGGCGCGGTGCGGCGCAGCGGCAGGCCGTCCAGGTGCCCTTCGAGGCCGATGCGCATCTCCATCTGGATCTTGCGTTCCATGCCGATGCAGTCGCGCAGGGCTTCCTCGGCGCCCGCACTCCAGGGTCCGGGTTCCAGCGTGGGGAGGGGACGGGCGTTCAGGTCGCGCTGCACGGCGCGCGGATCGGCGTGGCGGGCTTCCTCGCGCAGCAGGTTCAGCGGGTGGGGATCGCGGGCGGTCATGCCGGACAGTCTGCCGTACCCGGCCTCACCCGCGTGCGGCACGTCGCCTATCCTGACCCATATGCAACACACCCGCACCTGGTCTGACGTGTATGGCAGTGCCCGCGCCCTGTTCGAGGGTCGCGCCGGGGGGCACGCGTGGCTGATCGCCGCGCCGCCCGAACTGGCAGGCGAACTCGCGGCGGCCATCGCGGGCGTGGACGGTAAGGGCCGCGCCGCGCTGGTCGTACACGAGGGCCTGACGCCACTGCTGGCCGCCGTGCAGGAGGAACGTCCGCGCGGGGTGATCGTGGTCGCGGACACCGCGCTGGCGGGCGGCCCGGCGGTGAGCGTGCCGGACGCCATGGTCGAGGACGCGGGCGCCCTCCCCTACCGCGAGGGCGGCGAGTTCCCCGCCTGGACGGGCGAGAACGCAAGCACGGGCGCGCAGGGCGAGTGCCCCGCCGCGTCCGCCGTGGCGGGGCTGGGCATCCCCGTGACCGTCACCACGCCCGCAGATGTGGCCGCCACCCTGACCGCCTGGATGGACCGCACCCCGCACGGCCGCTGACCGCGCCGGAGTGGGGGTTCAGCGCGAGGT
This region of Deinococcus sp. JMULE3 genomic DNA includes:
- a CDS encoding VOC family protein; translated protein: MTENVSLVPVTEWAPLVPELMTRDLGRSLDAYTRIFGFTLHYTRPGFAYLSLGRAQWMLEQAQPGKAWLTGPLEVPFGRGINFQIVHPQLDALHARLVAEGYPLFAPLKTETYMEGDAPHTQRQLLVQDPDGYLLRFTD